Within the Trichocoleus desertorum ATA4-8-CV12 genome, the region CGCGGCGGTCAGATATTTTATGTGGTGCCCAGGGTGGAGGGGATTGAGGAAACTTCCACTAAAATCCGCGACATGGTGCCAGGGGCAAGGCTAGCGATCGCTCACGGTCAAATGCCAGAGGCAGAACTAGAATCCACCATGCTCACCTTCAGCAATGGGGACGCGGATATTCTCCTCTGTACCACAATTATCGAATCGGGCTTGGATATTCCACGGGTGAACACCATCTTGATTGAGGATGCTCAGCGCTTTGGCTTGTCGCAGCTATATCAGTTGCGGGGTCGTGTCGGTCGAGCGGGGATTCAAGCCCATGCCTGGTTGCTCTATCCCAAGCAAAGCCAGCTTTCTGATACGGCTCGTCAGCGTTTACGAGCGATTCAGGAGTTTACGCAGCTCGGTTCTGGCTATCAGCTCGCCATGCGGGATATGGAGATTCGCGGCGTGGGTAATTTGTTAGGGGCAGAGCAGTCGGGTCAGATGGACGCGATCGGGTTCGATCTCTATATGGAGATGTTGGAGGAATCGATTCGGGAGATTCGCGGCCAAGAGATTCCCAAGGTGGACGATACGCAAATCGATCTCAGTGTGACTGCCTTTATTCCGGCTGATTACATCCCCGATCTGGATCAGAAGATGAGTGCGTATCGGGCGGTGGCTTCAGCCAGTACGAAGGCTGAGTTGATGCAAACGGCGGCAGAATGGAGCGATCGCTATGGTGCAATTCCGCCCGCAGCTCTGCAATTAATTCGGATTGTGGAGCTGAAACAAATTGCTAAGAAGTTAGGTTTCTCGCGGATCAAGCCAGAGGGTAATCAGCATGTGGTGCTAGAAACGCCAATGGAGGAGCCTGCTTGGAATCTGCTCAAGGCGAATCTGCCCGATCATCTGCAATCTCGCTTTGTCTATACGTCGGGTAAGGTAACGATACGAGGTTTAGGGGTGTTGGGTGTGGAGCAGCAGTTGGCGAATTTGATTGATTGGTTGAGGCGGATGCAGGGGGCTTTACCGGAGCCTGCTTTGGTTTAGTTATTGGCTTGGTTAAGCCCAAAGCTTGGGGGCACTTGCCCCCAAACCCCCGCTGAGGAACGGTTGCGTCCCCCAGACCCCCTCCAAATGAGTCTAGCTATGGGTGTTTCGATGTTTGGGCTGTAGTAGCTGTTGGCTCTTGCTTCCTGACTCCTGATTTCTGACTCCTCACTTCTTTTCACACCGGGGATCGTAATAAAGCTGAATGAAGTCGGCGAATTGTTTGTAGCCCATGCGGGTGAAGCTGGTGGCAATGCCGTCTCCTAGGCAGTATTGGTAGTCGTAGATGGTGGTGTTGCCTGTGAACTGGGTTGATAGTTCCTGCCAAGTGGGGGGTTGGTAGCCAAAAACGAATTGGAAGAATTTGGCGGCTTCTGCTTGGTCGTAGGTGAAGTCGTCAACGTTGGGATTGGCAGCTACGTTCAGGTTGATGTATTTGGCGCGGTTATTGACGAAGGTAATTGACCACGCAGTTTGAGGAAATTGAGGAAACAGTTGGCGCAACTGAGTGGCGGAGTAAGTATAAGTAACGCCATCTGGAGTGGTAAGGCGAGTCTGATGGCGGCCAAAGGTGCGCTCAATAGTTTGAGGGGTTTGATTCAGCACGGGTTGGCCTGCTCTAGCCGAGCCTACAAAGAGACTTGCTAGGGCTAGCCCGCTTAGAGCTAAGCCACAAAAAAAGGTACGAGTCACAGCGATCGCCATAGCAGATTAAAACCTGATAACTATAGAAATTTGATTAAGGTCTCATCACAGAAATTAAGACCCAATACAAGTTTAAAAGGTTTCTATTGCGTCATTTTTCACACCCTCAACTGGATAAAAACTTTCTAAGTTCATTGAACTTAAAGTCATATTATTGATTTCTATTCCCAGGCAGAGCGACGACAAAAATTTATAATGAAGGTTTGACACTTGTTATCCTTGGCCTGTAGCTTCCTATGACCACCTCTTCTCGCCGCTATCACATCACTACTTTTGGTTGTCAGATGAATAAGGCTGACTCCGAGCGCATGGCTGGCATCTTAGAAGACATGGGCTTTCAGTGGTCAGAGGACCCGAATGAGGCCAGTCTCATTCTCTATAACACCTGCACGATTCGAGATAACGCAGAACAAAAAGTTTATTCCTACTTAGGTCGGCAAGCTCGCAGGAAACATGAGCAGCCTGACTTGACCTTAGTGGTAGCGGGTTGTGTGGCTCAGCAAGAAGGCGAATCCCTGTTACGGCGGGTGCCAGAACTGGATCTAGTAATGGGACCCCAGCATGCCAACCGCTTACAAGATCTCCTAGAGCAAGTCTTCAGTGGCAATCAGGTGGTAGCGACAGAAGCTGTCCATATTTTTGAGGACATTACTAAGCCCCGACGCGACAGTAAAGTGACTGCTTGGGTGAATGTAATCTATGGCTGCAACGAACGCTGCACTTACTGTGTAGTTCCTGGAGTCCGAGGCATTGAACAGTCTCGTACCCCCGAAGCAATCCGAGCTGAAATTGAGGAACTAGGGCGGCAAGGATACAAAGAAATTACGCTGTTGGGTCAAAACATTGATGCTTACGGGCGCGATCTGCCTGGGGCCACTCCCGAAGGTCGGCATCAACATACCCTCACCGATCTCCTCTACTATGTGCATGATGTTCCTAGCATTGAGCGGATTCGCTTTGCCACGAGCCATCCCCGCTACTTTACGGAGCGCTTAATCAAGGCTTGTGCCGAGCTGCCAAAAGTTTGTGAGCACTTCCACATCCCCTTCCAGTCTGGAGATAATGAAGTTCTCAAGGCCATGTCTCGCGGCTACACCCAAGAAAAATACCGTCGCATCATCGACACGATTCGCAGCTATATGCCCGACGCCTCGATTAGTGCCGATGCGATCGTGGCCTTTCCCGGTGAGACCGAAGCGCAATTTGAGAATACCCTGAAGCTGGTCGATGAGATTGGCTTTGACTTACTCAACACAGCCGCTTACTCGCCACGCCCTGGCACTCCTGCGGCCATTTGGGACAACCAACTCAGCGAGGAAGTCAAGAGCGATCGCCTGCAACGCCTTAATCATCTAGTCAACACCAAAGCCGCCGAGCGATCGCAGCGCTACCTAGGCCGCATCGAAGAAGTCTTGGTAGAAGATCAAAATGGCAAAGATCCCACGCAAGTCATGGGTCGCACCCGTGGCAACCGTCTCACCTTCTTCCCTGGTGACATCAACACGCTCAAAGGCCAGGTTGTTCAAGTCAAAATCACTGAAGTGCGAGCTTTCAGCCTGACGGGTCAACCTGTCGTGCCCGCTGTTTGCGCTTAGCTAGCGACGGAAGCCCCGCGCTGTACTTGAAAAGTTAGCGTCGGGATAGGGAGTCCGGCGATGAGGAGTCTCACCCCGAACGATGCCACAGGCGGGTGGAGTAGGTGAGCGACGAATCGCCAATCTATCGAGCAAATAAAAGGCTTGAAGTCTTTTCATGGCAAGGATTTCAGGGTATAATACAGATGGTTTAACAACCCACCTGACCGCATCGAACAGACAGGCAAACTTCAAAGTAGAGGTTCGACTCTTGCCGCAGGCAGATCGGTAGCTCAGGGAAGCTGTTTTCTCCAACTGGTCGCCATTGCGTAAATCCAAGAGAAACAAAAGCAAAAGTTATCAACCTGCGGAAGGCGGGTTGCTGCCTGGGTGGTAGGCAACTATCACGGGAGTCAGTGGGATGTGCTGTTAATACAGGCATGACCAAAACCTCCAGAAGCTGCGTCAGACCAGTACTTTGCTTGCAAGGTGGAGGCAGCGGCTGTTGAAACAGGAAGCCCGTGCTGTATTGCTTGCAATCAGCGTCGGGTACTTCACTGTCGTTGATTATCAAGCTAGCGATCGCTCATCCAGCAATCCCAAAAAATTGTTCGCAATTGCTTCTGGCAAGCCGAGGCGGGTGTGATACGCTAGCTGCGATAGATTGTGCCGGAAGGATTCAGTCATGACGAAGCTGCGGGTGGGGTTGCTGTTTGGAGGTTGCTCAGGGGAGCATGAAGTTTCGATTCGTTCGGCCCGCGCGATCGCTAACGCTTTAAAGACAGAGCCAAATCCTAGCAAGTACAAAGTGTCGCCTTTTTACATCCAAAAAGATGGCTGTTGGCAAGCTCCAGAAGTCGCTCAGTCAGTTCTAGACTCTGGTGTGCCCTTATCTTCTGAGGAAGCATCCTCAACTGCTACTCGCGCTCACCTTTGGCAATTTCCACCCCTAGCTGCCGAAATTGATGTTTGGTTTCCCATCCTCCACGGGCCTAATGGGGAAGATGGTACGATTCAGGGTTTGTTGCAGTTGATGCAAGTACCCTATGTTGGGTCAGGGGTGCTGGCTTCCTCGGTAGGAATGGACAAGATTGCCATGAAGAGCGCTTTTGCTCAGGCAGGATTGGCGCAAGTTAAATATATGACAGTCAATCGTTCGCAGGTTTGGTCGAATCCTTGTGTTTACCCGAAACTATGCGACGAAATTGAAGCAACATTAGGTTATCCCTGTTTTGTTAAGCCTGCTAACCTAGGTTCCTCAGTCGGTATTGCTAAGGTGCGATCGCGGGCTCAACTCGAAGCAGCGTTAGACAGTGCCGCTAGTTACGATCGCCGCTTGATTGTAGAAGCTGGAGTCGTGGCTAGAGAAGTGGAATGTGCGGTTTTAGGTAACGATCAAGCGCAAGCTTCTATCGTAGGGGAGATCACTTACACTAGTGACTTCTACGACTATGAAACGAAATACACCGAAGGGCGAGCCGATTTGCTCATTCCTGCTCCCCTACCGGAGACGATCGCTGATCAAGTGCAAGCAATGGCCTTACAAGCATTTGCAGCAGTTGATGCAGCGGGATTAGCGCGAGTTGACTTCTTCTATGTGGAGTCTACGGGGGAAGTGTTGATTAACGAAATCAATACATTACCTGGCTTTACTGCTACTAGCATGTATCCTCAATTGTGGGCAGCTAGTGGGGTTAACTTCCCGACCCTAGTCGATCAACTGATTCAGTTCGCCTTGGAGCGACATTCTTAAAGCCAACTTCCAAATTTTTGGTTCTAATCTTTAGTTCCAAATTTTTGGCCAGAAAGCGATCGCTTCAGTACAATCAGAGGCAAATGGGCATTCTAGCTAAAGCCTCAATCCTGACCACTTTGGACTCCCTAGCCAAGAAGTAAAGTAGCTATGGTTAACCAGACTCATCCTCATCGGACTCAGCGACCGCTTTTGGACAGTACGGCACAAATCGTCCAAAAGTATCCTTTTATCCTTTGGGGAATCTCCCTAGTTCTGGTACTGCTGCTAGGAGGAGTTGCGCTTAAAAAGCTGATTTACCCTGGTCCCATTGAACCCACAGAGCCAGGAATAGCCACGGCTCCAGCAAAGCCGCAACCCCCTGAATTGGATGAGAAAGATCTCAATCTATTGCTGTTTGGAGCTGTGGCTCTTGGTTGTGCAGCAGGTTCTATCCTCATTTCTCGACGGATTGAGCAGGGAGAATCTCGGCCCAACTCGCAACCCAATTTATCCCAGCTCAAGTCGCAACAGCGAGCGATGCTATCGCGCTCACCTGCCCCTGAGAAACGCCAGTCTGCTAAAGCGACTCGTCGTTCTAGCTCACCAACGCGGCGCAAAAAAGTGGGGACAGTGGCAGGGCAGCGATCGCAGGGTGCAACTGCTACGGTTGTTTCCACAGAACCGATGCGGATGCGTCAGGCAGAATACGCCACAGCATCAGTGGTCATAGAACCAGTCGTCACCGTGGTTCCGGAGAACGAAAGCCATCCGCTCGATTGGGGCGAAGCTAACTTGGCTGACATGATGGATATCCGTAAGCAGAAACCGCTTTCTTCTTTGCTCTAGCATCATCTATAGCCCTGGTAGAGCCCTGGAGTGTTAGCTTTTGGCAAACTCGTGCCTGTCAGAGCGATCGCTTTGCCTGCAAGTTGTCGTACCTCTCAGAACCAGTGTCACCGATACTGGTAATGGAGCAGATCGTTGTTTCTGCTCTGGCTCCTTGATTTGCGGATTGCTGTATGGGTACCGTTTGGGAATTAGATTTTTATTCACGTCCGATTTTGGACGAAAGCGGCAAGAAGCTGTGGGAAATATTGGTATGTGAAAGCCCCTCAGAGGCCAACCACCAAGCCGAAACCTTTTTTCGCTACGCCCAGTACTGCCCTAGCACCCAGGTAAACTCTTTGTGGTTGCAGGAAGCTTTGCAAAATGCGATCGCCCAAGCTCCTCAGCCCCCCGATGAGATTCACTTCTTTCGTCGTCAGATGACGAACATGATCAACAAAGCCTGCGAAGACTTAGGCATTGCTTGTGAAGTGAGCCGTCGGACATTTGCGCTCAACCATTGGTTGCAAGAGCGCGAACAAGTGGTTTATCCCGGTCATCCAGATTTTCAACCGGGGGTGAATCCGTCCGTTAGTTACGAAACTAGAACACCGCAACCCTTACCGGATGCACTAGTGGGCCAGCAGTGGGCTTTCGTCAGCTTGGAGGCTAGCGCCTTGGCTGAGATGTCAGAGTGGGAAATTGCCTTTACCAGAGCTTTTCCGCTAGAAATACTCAAATTAGCGCCCGATACCAAGATTCCAGGGCTGATCATTTTTTCCTATAGAGCTTTGGCCCTAGCTGGCTGGATGTCTGGGTTAGAGTTGGCGTTTCTCAAAATGGATACTAGCGCAGCCAAACCAAGATTGTTGCTAGAAACGGGGATGAGCGATCGCTGGATTTTGGCCAATCTCGCCACACCTCAGCTACAAATGGAAGCTCAAGGATTTGAGCAGGCCAAAGCAGCCGCACAGCAGGTGCATTTCCTGGCAGTACAGTCTGATCCGGAAGCAGAATCTTTTGCAGGCTTTTGGTTACTACAGGAACTGAATCTCGCTTAAATTGGGTTCCAATCTAGCGTAAAGTGATCCCAGGTGGAAGAAGTGACGCGATTAATCAGTCACGTAAACTCTGCCTGCTTCCCAGTTAGCTTCACTCGTCCACAGATTTTATGGGTCTTGACGAACTACAGCCAGAGATGCCAGCAGAACAACTGTTGGAGCTAGCCGCCCGCGCAGGTGCAGAAGCAGCGGAAGTGTTTCAATCGCGATCGCTTTCCCGTCCTGTTTTCTTTGAAGCCAATCGCCTCAAGCAGCTAGAGAGTACCCAGGCCGAGGGCACAGCCTTGCGCCTTTGGAAGGATGGTCGTCCCGGTTTAGCCGTGGCCTATGGTCCTGTAGAGCCACAGGCATTGGTAGAGCGGGCCTTAGCGCTTAGCGAACTCAATGAGCCAGAGACAATCGAGCTGACGGCAGGCTCCAAAGTCTTTTACCCCGATGTGGGAGAAGCGATCGCAATTGAGCAACTCGTCGGTTGGGGCAAAGAAGCGATCGCCCTAGTCCGGGAAGCTTATCCAGAAAGCTTGTGTACGGCTGAATGGGAGTGCGAAGCGGAGAGTACCCGCTTGATCAACTCAGAAGGGTTAGATTTTAGCTACACCGATACTACGCTCAGCTGTTTTCTGTCAGCGGAGTGGATTCGGGGGGATGATTTTCTCAGCGTCTCGGATGGACAAATTCAGCGCGGCAACTTAGACCCCGTGGCTCTGGCTCAAGAAGTGCTGCAACGCTTGGATTGGGCAAAAGAAAATGTGCCATCTCCGAATGGTCGAGTCCCCATTTTATTTACCTCCAAAGCAGCTGATATGCTCTGGGGCACAGTACAGGCAGCACTCAGCGGCAAGCAGGTGATTGAACGCGCCTCGCCTTGGAGCGATCGCCTAGGAGAACAAGTCGTCTCCGATGCGCTAACAATCTCTCAGCATCCCAATCGTGGCCCCTTTAGCTGCCCCTTTGATGATGAAGGCACGCCCACTCGCCCCCTCGTTTTCATCCAAGATGGGATTCTGCAACTGTTCTACACCGATCGCACCAGCGGGCGTCTTCTGGGGAGCGGCACCACAGGCAACGGCTTCCGTCCAGGTCTAGGCAGCTATCCCACTCCAGGTTTATTTAATTTGTTGATTGAGCCGAGTGCAATGATGACTAACACAACTGCCGACAAGTCCCTCCTAGGCTTGATCGCCAGCTTGGATGAAGGCTTAGTGCTTGATCAGATGCTGGGGGGTGGCGCAGGCATTTCGGGGGATTTCTCGGTGAATGTGGATTTAGGCTACCGAGTCAAGCAAGGTCAGATTGTAGGCCGCGTCAAAGACACCATGATTTCAGGCAATGTCTACACAGCGCTCAAGCAACTCGTAGAGATTGGCGGAGATGCTGATTGGAACGGCTCTTGCTACACTCCTTCGCTGATTGTGGAAGGGCTGTCTGTCACAGGTCGGCAGTAAGGGCGACAGTAAGGGCCACAAAGTACTATATGGGAGGGAGCGATCGCTCAGCTTGATCGTTAGTTCACTCCCAAAGCTTGGGCACCTTTGATGCAGGTTGAGTCAATTTCCAATGCAGATTGCTCAAAGGTGAACCTCTACACAGCAATTTTTCGTCCGATACTAAAACTAGTACTTCACCACATGGTTTTGATCGGTGATTGGGGGTAAGTTTTACCTGCCTCCACCGCCTGCCAAACCCTCCATCGACTGTGGCAGAGTCCTAGAAGTTTATGCAGCCAATCTAAGCGAGGGGCTGCTCGCTGCTGAGTTGGCTCTTGGCAAAGTCATCCAGGCTTAATCCGCTATCTACTACTGAGCTGCGGCCTGATGTGGTATCTCTCTCTTCCCCAGCATCTCCGTCAATTTCTGCGGCCCAAACGCCTCGCGATTTTTGAGGCTTGCGCCATTGGTTTAGTCTCTGCCCTAGCAGCCGTCTTACTCAAGCAAGGAGCAGGCTGGGTGGGAGGCTGGCGCATCGCCGCCACTCATGAGTTTCCAGCTTGGATAGTTTTGCCCTGCATTGGTTTAGTGGGCGGTGGCTTGACGGGATGGTTGATTCAGCGCTTAGCACCGGAAGCGTCAGGCAGTGGCATTCCTCAGGTAAAAGCAGCCCTGGCCTATGTACCGATCGCCCTCAATCTGCGAGTGGCATTGGTCAAGCTAGCGAGCACTATGTTATCGCTGGGGTCTGGATTAACCTTGGGACGCCAGGGGCCAACGGTGCAAGTAGGAGCAGCGTTAGCCGCACAGTTTAGCCGCTGGGTGCCCACGTCTCCCGACTATCAGCGCCAGTTACTAGCGGCTGGGGCGGCGGCGGGCTTAGCGGCTGGGTTTAATGCTCCGATCGCGGGTGTGATCTTTGTCGTCGAAGAACTATTGCAGGATGTCTCTAACCTAACCCTTGGCACCGCGATTCTGGCTTCTTTTGTGGGTGGGGTGGTTTCCCGGTTGCTAGGGGGGCATGGACTGAATATGAACCTGACAACCTCCCATGCCAAGTTTTCCCTTCAAGAAATTCCGCTCTTTTTGCTGTTAGGAGTTTTGGCAGGATTGTTGGGGGCTCTATTCTGCAAAGGCATTTTCGTCAGCTTGGCATTGAACCGCAAGTTGCCACGGGTGGGGGGGTTGCCAATGCGGATTGGCTTAGCTGGGCTGCTGTCGGGCCTAGTTGTGGCCTTTCTGCCTGCTACCCTGCGCGATAATACTGGACTCCAAGAAATGTTGGTGACAGGGGGAGCGGGCTGGAAAATTACGGCCCTAGCCTTTGTGAGCAAATTCCTGCTGACTTTGGTGGCATATGGTTCGGGGGCGCCAGGCGGCTTGTTCGCGCCGTCTCTGATTCTCGGTTCAGCTTTAGGTTATTTAGTCAGTTTCTTTGCCGAAACCCTACAAGCGGGGTTGGGAGTGCCGCCTGATTTGGCGATCGCCATTGGTTCTCCCACCACTTATGCACTGACGGGAATGGGTGCTTTCTTCAGCGCTGTGACTCGCGGCCCCATTACCGCGATCGTGATTGTGTTTGAGATAACCACCGACTTCAATTTGGTGTTGCCGTTGATGATGAGTTCGGTGGTGGCTTACTTGGTGGCCGAAGCGATCGCCAGTGGCTCGATTTACAAGCAGCTCTTGGCTTGGAATGGCATTTATTTGGAGGACGAAGCCCCGATCGAAGGCCGTTTATCTGGCTTAACCGCAGCCGACATCATGCAAAGGCGGGTGGAAACGCTGTCGAGTCAGATGACTTTAGAGGAGGTAATGCAGGCATTTTCGCGATCGCATCATCGGGGCTTT harbors:
- the miaB gene encoding tRNA (N6-isopentenyl adenosine(37)-C2)-methylthiotransferase MiaB produces the protein MTTSSRRYHITTFGCQMNKADSERMAGILEDMGFQWSEDPNEASLILYNTCTIRDNAEQKVYSYLGRQARRKHEQPDLTLVVAGCVAQQEGESLLRRVPELDLVMGPQHANRLQDLLEQVFSGNQVVATEAVHIFEDITKPRRDSKVTAWVNVIYGCNERCTYCVVPGVRGIEQSRTPEAIRAEIEELGRQGYKEITLLGQNIDAYGRDLPGATPEGRHQHTLTDLLYYVHDVPSIERIRFATSHPRYFTERLIKACAELPKVCEHFHIPFQSGDNEVLKAMSRGYTQEKYRRIIDTIRSYMPDASISADAIVAFPGETEAQFENTLKLVDEIGFDLLNTAAYSPRPGTPAAIWDNQLSEEVKSDRLQRLNHLVNTKAAERSQRYLGRIEEVLVEDQNGKDPTQVMGRTRGNRLTFFPGDINTLKGQVVQVKITEVRAFSLTGQPVVPAVCA
- a CDS encoding D-alanine--D-alanine ligase — protein: MTKLRVGLLFGGCSGEHEVSIRSARAIANALKTEPNPSKYKVSPFYIQKDGCWQAPEVAQSVLDSGVPLSSEEASSTATRAHLWQFPPLAAEIDVWFPILHGPNGEDGTIQGLLQLMQVPYVGSGVLASSVGMDKIAMKSAFAQAGLAQVKYMTVNRSQVWSNPCVYPKLCDEIEATLGYPCFVKPANLGSSVGIAKVRSRAQLEAALDSAASYDRRLIVEAGVVAREVECAVLGNDQAQASIVGEITYTSDFYDYETKYTEGRADLLIPAPLPETIADQVQAMALQAFAAVDAAGLARVDFFYVESTGEVLINEINTLPGFTATSMYPQLWAASGVNFPTLVDQLIQFALERHS
- a CDS encoding Tab2/Atab2 family RNA-binding protein; its protein translation is MGTVWELDFYSRPILDESGKKLWEILVCESPSEANHQAETFFRYAQYCPSTQVNSLWLQEALQNAIAQAPQPPDEIHFFRRQMTNMINKACEDLGIACEVSRRTFALNHWLQEREQVVYPGHPDFQPGVNPSVSYETRTPQPLPDALVGQQWAFVSLEASALAEMSEWEIAFTRAFPLEILKLAPDTKIPGLIIFSYRALALAGWMSGLELAFLKMDTSAAKPRLLLETGMSDRWILANLATPQLQMEAQGFEQAKAAAQQVHFLAVQSDPEAESFAGFWLLQELNLA
- a CDS encoding TldD/PmbA family protein gives rise to the protein MGLDELQPEMPAEQLLELAARAGAEAAEVFQSRSLSRPVFFEANRLKQLESTQAEGTALRLWKDGRPGLAVAYGPVEPQALVERALALSELNEPETIELTAGSKVFYPDVGEAIAIEQLVGWGKEAIALVREAYPESLCTAEWECEAESTRLINSEGLDFSYTDTTLSCFLSAEWIRGDDFLSVSDGQIQRGNLDPVALAQEVLQRLDWAKENVPSPNGRVPILFTSKAADMLWGTVQAALSGKQVIERASPWSDRLGEQVVSDALTISQHPNRGPFSCPFDDEGTPTRPLVFIQDGILQLFYTDRTSGRLLGSGTTGNGFRPGLGSYPTPGLFNLLIEPSAMMTNTTADKSLLGLIASLDEGLVLDQMLGGGAGISGDFSVNVDLGYRVKQGQIVGRVKDTMISGNVYTALKQLVEIGGDADWNGSCYTPSLIVEGLSVTGRQ
- a CDS encoding chloride channel protein; this encodes MWYLSLPQHLRQFLRPKRLAIFEACAIGLVSALAAVLLKQGAGWVGGWRIAATHEFPAWIVLPCIGLVGGGLTGWLIQRLAPEASGSGIPQVKAALAYVPIALNLRVALVKLASTMLSLGSGLTLGRQGPTVQVGAALAAQFSRWVPTSPDYQRQLLAAGAAAGLAAGFNAPIAGVIFVVEELLQDVSNLTLGTAILASFVGGVVSRLLGGHGLNMNLTTSHAKFSLQEIPLFLLLGVLAGLLGALFCKGIFVSLALNRKLPRVGGLPMRIGLAGLLSGLVVAFLPATLRDNTGLQEMLVTGGAGWKITALAFVSKFLLTLVAYGSGAPGGLFAPSLILGSALGYLVSFFAETLQAGLGVPPDLAIAIGSPTTYALTGMGAFFSAVTRGPITAIVIVFEITTDFNLVLPLMMSSVVAYLVAEAIASGSIYKQLLAWNGIYLEDEAPIEGRLSGLTAADIMQRRVETLSSQMTLEEVMQAFSRSHHRGFPVVDQGKLVGIVTQTDLGNQGQLQLSETAPLQALMTPQPVTVTPRDPLSHVLYLLNRYKISRLPVTEGRKLVGIITRADIIRAQSDQLSGKTEQVGPQPEASYVVYQTRSPALGRGRLLLPLSNPQTAASLIRLATAIARDRNLEIECLQVVLIPRSSSPEETAVSTAKSRRLLRQAENLGRAWQIPVHTQIRVAHDVSQAILETIKERHIDLILMGWKGNTSTPGRVFGGAVDTVIRQAACDVVLARLQGAETFNRWLVPIAGGPNAQYAVQLLPALTSLGETPLIKLCQVFEPNEQKPNTIALDQAARSLDRRLATPVVVTPVWGSSVSEAVVRLAQTERCDVIALGASREGMLQQAIKGNIPEAIARNSQCTVILVRRAIA